Below is a window of Lampris incognitus isolate fLamInc1 unplaced genomic scaffold, fLamInc1.hap2 scaffold_573, whole genome shotgun sequence DNA.
gctttcatttcattcagaATTTGCCGGCAGTCACCTGGTCATTATCATAACTCATCACTTTGGTGACAAGCTTCTTATATCAGGTCTAGACATCTTTGAGGACTCTCTATATGATAGGTATTGTAGTAATGAAATTACGACAAATAAGTGATCATTTTTACTTTGCCTTTACCATTATTTGGGTCTGAAAGCTCAACTCAAACATTGTACCTCGGTCAGCTTTTCTGGCTCAATGCCAGTTTTGTTTTTGAACAAAAACCTAGTTGTTAGTAAACAATTATTGTTCTAATCCGCAATCTGTAGGCATAATAGGTAGGCCCAGTGCAGAAAAGTTAACGAGGAATATGTGCAAGAACAAAGGCAAACTGTTTTTCATATATTCAGCTAATCTATTTGGTACATGTGGACTGAATGTAAATAGTTGGTGAACAACTCTAAGTATTTTTTCTTTATCACTTTCTGAGACTGTAAATCATGAATATCAGCATGAAGAATCACCACTGACAGAACGTACTAAAATTTTATGACCATTGGATAACTTCATTTTCAGTGCTAAAATATACTCTATGTCAGTGACAGTACAACTATAGCTTATGTTAACATACAGATGTACATATTATCACAGTATGCATTCTTTTAAGCACATCTTTGTGAGAAGTTGTCAGGTGTATTGCCTTAGATTAACTTGGTGTGTCAGAAATGAGAAAATCTAATTCAAGAGAGGAGGATGTGTGCAGCTTTTAAGAGCGCTGAATATAAAAGCTCATTTCTCAAACCTGGACATAAAGGCTGCCGCATGCAGAGCCGAGTTCTGCCGCTTCCTGACCGATGCCTGCATCGTTCACGCCTCAAAGCCTGCTGTCTGCTGGCCTGATACAAGCTGTCAGTAGTCCAAATGCTACACTGCCTTCAGAccaacctctctgtctgtaatcctACTAACCTAAGCAATGCTGTCGTCCTGCAGAGCACTGTGCAGGTCTATACACAATGTCCTCATGGGGTTAAAGAAGTTTAGCTCCAGTTATCTCACTACCACACTGTATAAATAGCCCTGCTGGACTGTCTTTAGGCTTTTAGGTCCAACAGTGATGTAAACATTTGGAAGATAACCAAATGGATGTGGAAATTTTCATctagttttttttctcctcctctgaaACATTTCTGTCTCTCACCAGCATTGTGCGGTGTTCTGCTGTTGTCTAGCTAACATATGTAATCCTTGTGTCATTTGGTCCTCTCCACTTGCTGGTGTTGTTTGTGTTGAAGAACATGCCAGTTCCTGGTGGTCCCAATGTTGAAACACAACATCATAAACAGCGAAGGTAAGCGACAATCAACTATCTGCATAAAGGGTGAACTATGATGCAGGGGGTTTAGTTGCCTAGAGATAAACCCATAATCTGTCTCTACCCCCTCCCCTTTTAATAAATGACAATAATCTGGTAATCTGGTTGGGCATGGTTGGAATCTGATACTCCAACTGATATTTGCTCAGATAAAAACAGTAGCCATGAATAAACTGCCTGTGGCTAACTGTAAGATGTATTTCAAATCACAGAGAGAAGACAGCAGAAGCAAGTCTACAAAATCTGACTGACAGTTGCTGAGAGATCAATGTACAGTTGATATGGTGAAGATGAGTCATAAGATCCATATCAGTTATGTTTCACTACTGTTGGATGTTTGTGAAAAACGTAGAAGCACCATTAAAACATGATGGTCAAAGGAAGACCCAGAAACCAATGACTAAATTTGTAAAGCTGCTAAGGCAGCTTTCTCAGAGATGGATATGATTACACTGAGTTCTTCACCTGGACATCTGTCTGCTTAAGCGTATCCAATACACAGGAGTCACGCGAGTACTCTGTAATCCGGGAAGCAGGGAACTTGTTTAGCATGCGGTTGCTATTGAGAAATAATTAAAAATAGTTTAATATCCTAACTGGTGGAGACGACAGTAGCTTTTGTCACCAAGTAACACCGGGGATATAGAcataggcagagagagagagagagagagagagagagagagagagaaagagagagagagagagagagagagagagagagagagagagagagagagagagagagagagagagagagagagtgtcctgGTCAGTAAAAATTACTGAACTACTTACTGCATGACTTTCAGTTGAACACAAAAGTAACATATGACAAAAAacttttcaaactttttttttaattaactgcCAGAATGCATCCAataagagacaaacagacagacagaaactgaaAGTAAAACTCACACACTCCTACGCAGACCTCTGTGTTAGAGTCATAGTTCCAATGGACTAGTAAAACATAACTTTCCTACTTTCACAGAAATGTTAATTTTAAGTCAGGCCTTGTGAAGAACCTTCAAACTCAAAACTTGCTCTGATTGGTTTATTGTttgtattttaatttattttttgtaaTTCGTAAAATTATTTAATTTAAACCTTCGCACAGCTTTCTCTTGTTATTTGAGTTTAGAATATATATTGTGAATTAAGTATTTAGAGCAACCGCGTAGTTTGTGCGAAATTCTGAGAGTGAGGTGACCAATTCTACCAATTCTGCCTACAGGCAAGAAATATGTCACCTGACGAATAGGTAATATTTTTTACCTCAGTTTTATCCTCGTCATCATTGCTATAATTTTAACGTCACTGTACAGATCCAGTGCAAACAAATTACTAAACATTGTACAATATCTGGTTTAAAATAATGTACTATACACACACCTCCTGCAAGTGCGGAACGATTATTTCCTAGCGAAGAGGTCGAGTCGGAGTTCTTTTTCCGTTGAACACTAACTTCCGGCAAGTCACTGAATAGCAAAGGTGAAAGTGGTATGTTTTTGCTTAGACAACATTTCAGGTTTAGGGCTTCCTTCGTACGAATAACACCGGCTGCGTATTTAAGGACGAACCAAAATGGTGACGCTCTTTTCAATTTTATATTATTTTGAATTAAAACTGCCAGCTTGTTTGTTTACTAACATTAGCTCGTTAACGATAGCTGAGTGAAGCTAACAGTTAGCTCGCTCAGCTGATATTTGGCTGACGTTATCTGTAGATTGACGACAGGCTACAACCTAGATGAGACGTATCGGAAAGTAAACTTTCCTAAAAAGTGTGCGTATCGTTTCCTGGTTGCGTTTACTTGGAATAAGGGACGTTTTAATGTGAGTGCTGGTGATCCCCTCAGTATTTTAATGGGAGGCGGGTTGCTGTGGTGTTCATATCGTGGGCGTCACTTGCGAAGAAAGCGGAGGTACTGGCTACCTGTTGGGCCCAAATGGAGTCCCTGGCTGGGTACGTCTACAAAGCGGCCAGTGAGGGCCGAGTCTTGACGTTGGCTGCACTGCTGCTCAATCACTCCGAGGCAGAGACCCAGTATTTGCTCAGCTTTGTCACTCACCTCGCTGGCCAAAGGTCCACTCCTCTCATCATTGCAGCGAGAAACGGACATGACAAAGTTGTCCGGTTGCTTCTGGACCACTACAGGGTGGATACCGAACAGACCGGCACAGTGCGTTTCGATGGGTTAGTGTCGCCACATTCACACTTAACTTCATGCTGTTAGCCAAAAATGAATTATTGTTCCTACTGTACCTATCATAACTTGCTAACTACTGCCTGTCCTTCAGGTATGTTATAGACGGGGCCACAGCCTTGTGGTGTGCAGCTGGAGCAGGACACTTTGAGGTGGTGCGCTTGCTAGTGAGTCACCATGCCAATGTCAaccacaccaccatcaccaacTCCACTCCCCTCAGGGCAGCCTGCTTTGATGGACGCCTAGACATTGTCCGCTACCTGGTGGAGAATAATGC
It encodes the following:
- the LOC130133985 gene encoding protein fem-1 homolog B-like, encoding MDGATALWCAAGAGHFEVVRLLVSHHANVNHTTITNSTPLRAACFDGRLDIVRYLVENNADISITNKYNNTCLMIAAYKGHTDVVSFLLEQGADPNAKAHCGATALHFAAEAGHLDI